Proteins encoded in a region of the Zea mays cultivar B73 chromosome 2, Zm-B73-REFERENCE-NAM-5.0, whole genome shotgun sequence genome:
- the LOC103649049 gene encoding uncharacterized protein, whose amino-acid sequence MDRDSRCAAWRTTSAERPASSAAMAAARRRSRSFTCARSWDTASDSVVGIMNAEPELDVLPDGTQGVAAVAEDDDDEKLSSDQHTLSRRNATEARRRPVCSSTIASSMRPRWNQAWPRTKYLYVPYLHWVPVLGFLERPARTRRLSSEMSKQQKERTGRASGSASSERWRSGEKSLAREIVPRSPEPVDKRDADEDEEVSSPEHDLPRLGM is encoded by the exons ATGGACAGGGACTCGAGGTGCGCCGCATGGCGCACGACCTCGGCCGAGAGGCCAGCGTCCAGCGCGGCCATGGCAGCCGCTCGGCGCCGGAGCAGGAGCTTCACGTGCGCCAGGAGCTGGGACACGGCCTCCGACTCCGTCGTTGGGATTATGAACGCCGAACCGGAGCTGGATGTCTTGCCGGACGGGACGCAGGGAGTCGCGGCGGTCgcggaggacgacgacgacgagaaactgTCGTCCGACCAGCACACGCTCTCGCGGCGGAACGCCACCGAAGCGAGGCGGCGGCCGGTCTGCAGCAGCACCATAGCGTCCTCGATGAGGCCGAGGTGGAACCAAGCTTGGCCGAGGACCAAGTACCTGTAC GTCCCGTACCTCCACTGGGTACCGGTGCTCGGGTTCTTGGAGAGGCCGGCAAGGACGCGGCGCTTGAGCTCGGAGATGTCGAAGCAGCAGAAGGAGCGGACGGGGCGAGCGTCAGGTTCCGCGTCGTCGGAGCGGTGGCGGTCGGGCGAGAAGAGTTTGGCGCGGGAGATCGTGCCGAGATCACCGGAGCCAGTGGACAAGAGGGACgccgacgaggacgaggaggtgtCCTCGCCAGAGCACGACTTGCCGCGGCTGGGGATGTAA